In Mobula hypostoma chromosome 13, sMobHyp1.1, whole genome shotgun sequence, the following are encoded in one genomic region:
- the LOC134355434 gene encoding Fc receptor-like protein 2, giving the protein MTSACCHSPEPVSVPVLFLSPPNVSCVGHSVLVSCESVQGSLPIQYTFYEKIPSEDSKISNTSKLALHCQSFKHQHHQYYCTASNNHGAKSSEMINVRVFNRTGSCSYTVEINGTGRNYSCETTTAESMTTAGSTGIGIHSIASLRYTVWKLGRWLLFVLMVIFTISIK; this is encoded by the exons AACCGgtatctgttcctgtgctgtttctGTCACCGCCAAATGTCTCGTGTGTTGGACACTCAGTGTTAGTGTCCTGTGAGTCTGTCCAGGGATCCCTTCCCATTCAGTACACGTTCTATGAAAAGATCCCATCTGAGGATTCAAAGATCTCCAACACCAGTAAACTGGCTCTACATTGTCAATCCTTCAAACACCAGCACCATCAATATTACTGCACAGCCTCGAATAATCATGGAGCAAAATCCAGTGAAATGATCAACGTGAGAGTCTTCAATAGAACGGGGAGTTGCAGTTATACGGTGGAAATCAATGGCACTG GACGTAATTATTCTTGTGAAACTACTACAGCAGAGTCAATGACAACTGCAGGTTCTACAGGGATAGGAATACATTCCATTGCTTCCCTGAG ATACACAGTATGGAAGCTGGGGCGCTGGCTGCTCTTTGTTCTGATGGTTATCTTCACTATTTCAATCAAATAG